One genomic segment of Hydrogenobacter sp. includes these proteins:
- a CDS encoding MFS transporter — translation MEENFLKRRAYKIVFLFGLVSLFADVTYEGARGVIGPYLSLLGASAFAVSFIAGLGEFIGYALRLVFGYLADRTGFYWGITITGYAINLLAVPLLAVVPDWYWASFLLLLERAGKSIRAPSRDALLSFVTKRMGHGLGFGIHEFFDQIGALSGPILVSLIMFAVGSYRTAFLSLGVPALMALFTLIYTKLIYADHISKEKESHTDHLKASFFIYVFAFSLVAMGYADFALIAYHIKEKALVADGWIPLFYATAMGIDAIFALIFGMLFDRIGFYALMIGILLASPFSLFAFSQSISLVWLGTVLWGLGMGIQESIMRSAIAKLTPPEARGRAFGIFHFFYGFFWFLGSALLGYLYQVSTNYLMVFSVFCQIFSLVPLFILSRSISAKGRSSG, via the coding sequence ATGGAGGAGAATTTTCTAAAAAGACGGGCTTACAAGATAGTTTTTCTTTTCGGTTTGGTCAGTCTTTTCGCTGATGTGACCTACGAGGGTGCGAGAGGTGTAATAGGTCCTTACTTGTCCCTTTTAGGTGCTTCAGCCTTTGCGGTGAGTTTTATTGCCGGTTTAGGCGAATTTATCGGGTACGCTCTGAGATTAGTCTTTGGTTACCTTGCGGATAGAACAGGTTTTTATTGGGGGATCACCATAACGGGTTATGCTATAAATCTCCTTGCGGTACCTCTTCTGGCTGTAGTTCCAGACTGGTATTGGGCGAGTTTTTTGCTTCTCCTTGAGAGGGCGGGAAAGTCAATAAGGGCACCATCAAGGGACGCTCTTCTGTCTTTTGTTACAAAGAGGATGGGACACGGTCTGGGTTTTGGTATACATGAATTTTTTGATCAAATCGGTGCACTTTCGGGTCCAATTTTGGTAAGCCTCATTATGTTTGCTGTCGGGAGTTACCGCACAGCCTTTTTATCCTTAGGTGTGCCGGCTTTGATGGCTCTTTTTACTCTCATATACACCAAATTAATTTATGCGGACCATATATCAAAAGAGAAAGAATCGCATACAGATCATCTGAAGGCTTCTTTCTTTATTTATGTTTTTGCTTTTTCACTCGTTGCGATGGGTTATGCGGACTTTGCTCTCATAGCTTATCACATTAAGGAAAAAGCTCTGGTTGCTGACGGATGGATCCCCCTGTTTTACGCGACAGCCATGGGTATAGATGCTATCTTTGCTCTCATTTTCGGTATGCTTTTTGACAGGATAGGTTTTTATGCACTCATGATCGGTATACTTCTTGCGTCACCTTTCTCGCTTTTTGCCTTCTCCCAAAGTATTTCTCTGGTGTGGCTTGGCACGGTGCTTTGGGGTCTGGGTATGGGTATTCAGGAATCCATCATGAGGTCAGCCATAGCCAAACTTACACCGCCTGAGGCAAGAGGCAGAGCTTTTGGTATCTTCCACTTCTTTTACGGATTTTTTTGGTTTTTAGGAAGCGCCCTTCTTGGTTATCTGTATCAGGTATCTACTAACTACCTGATGGTCTTCTCAGTTTTCTGTCAGATCTTCTCTTTGGTACCCCTTTTCATACTCTCCAGAAGTATCTCCGCAAAGGGAAGATCCTCCGGATAA
- a CDS encoding RNA methyltransferase, producing the protein MINHNVFIALLHYPALDKHGRIIITSFATMDLHDIARPARAYEINTYYIVQPVDGQRSVIKKQLDYWLSEEGLRTNPTRNEVVKLVKLLYTFDEVVEDIINTRGRRPIIIGTDARDYPNKVSYDFLRSEIKKRDKDFLIVFGTGYGIPPDLMKTFDYILEPVYGAGNWNHLSVRNAVAIILDRLFSKNRC; encoded by the coding sequence ATGATAAACCACAATGTTTTTATTGCGCTTCTTCACTACCCTGCGCTTGACAAACATGGAAGGATAATAATTACCTCTTTTGCTACTATGGATTTACATGATATAGCCAGACCAGCAAGAGCTTATGAGATAAATACCTATTATATAGTCCAGCCAGTAGATGGTCAGCGCTCAGTAATAAAAAAACAATTAGATTACTGGCTTTCCGAGGAAGGACTAAGAACAAACCCAACGAGGAATGAGGTGGTAAAGCTCGTCAAGTTATTATACACCTTTGATGAAGTTGTAGAGGATATTATCAATACAAGGGGAAGAAGACCTATCATAATAGGAACTGATGCAAGAGACTATCCCAACAAGGTTTCTTATGATTTTTTGAGAAGCGAGATAAAAAAGAGGGATAAAGACTTCCTCATAGTTTTCGGTACAGGTTACGGTATACCTCCAGACTTAATGAAGACCTTTGACTATATACTTGAACCGGTTTACGGAGCGGGAAATTGGAATCACCTATCGGTGAGAAACGCGGTAGCGATCATTTTAGACAGACTTTTTAGCAAGAACAGGTGCTGA
- a CDS encoding Lrp/AsnC family transcriptional regulator has protein sequence MGNEFDKILKIIQGEIPLVKRPFLVLAKELGLKETELLKVIEKLMEDSIVRQIAPIYDSKMLGYDSALVAFRVDKERLEKVANFINSCPGVSHNYERTHDFNLWFTLAVLPDTLSLEDIVKLMAKRTQTQDYVVLRTVRMFKIGVKLDYESTLERGSFSVNTYTYIPLSDEEKKIVSVTQGSIPLTERPFFEYAKKLSISEEELLTKLREFKERGILRRISAILHHRRAGFVANAMSVWKVPEDSIEEVGSYIASFKGVSHCYERTTNESWKYNLFAMIHGKSMEDVQRLVERISGEKALRDYVLLFSTREFKKERIRYFSEDFDEWLRKITSI, from the coding sequence ATGGGAAATGAATTTGACAAGATTTTAAAAATCATACAAGGGGAAATTCCTTTAGTCAAGAGACCCTTCTTGGTGCTTGCGAAAGAGCTTGGTCTTAAAGAGACGGAACTTCTAAAAGTTATAGAGAAGCTCATGGAGGATAGTATTGTAAGACAGATAGCACCTATATACGATAGCAAGATGCTTGGGTACGATTCGGCTTTGGTAGCTTTTAGGGTTGATAAGGAAAGGCTGGAGAAAGTTGCGAATTTTATCAACTCTTGTCCCGGTGTCAGTCACAACTACGAGAGGACACATGACTTTAATCTCTGGTTTACCTTAGCGGTTTTGCCTGATACCTTAAGCCTTGAGGATATTGTAAAACTTATGGCGAAAAGGACACAGACGCAGGATTATGTGGTTTTGAGAACTGTGAGGATGTTTAAGATCGGTGTAAAACTTGATTACGAATCTACACTTGAAAGGGGAAGTTTCAGTGTTAATACTTATACTTACATACCTCTAAGCGATGAAGAAAAGAAAATAGTGAGTGTGACACAGGGAAGTATACCCCTGACGGAAAGACCCTTCTTTGAGTATGCAAAGAAACTCTCCATATCGGAAGAGGAGCTTTTAACAAAGCTCAGGGAATTTAAAGAAAGAGGTATACTCAGAAGGATATCAGCTATACTACACCATAGAAGAGCTGGATTTGTTGCAAATGCCATGAGTGTATGGAAAGTTCCGGAAGATAGCATAGAGGAAGTAGGAAGTTACATAGCCAGTTTTAAGGGAGTATCTCACTGTTATGAGAGGACAACTAACGAAAGTTGGAAGTACAATCTCTTTGCTATGATACACGGCAAAAGCATGGAAGATGTACAACGCTTAGTAGAGCGCATAAGCGGGGAGAAGGCACTTAGAGATTACGTCTTGCTTTTCAGTACAAGGGAGTTTAAAAAAGAAAGGATAAGGTACTTTTCTGAAGATTTTGATGAGTGGTTAAGAAAAATCACCTCAATTTGA
- the ispD gene encoding 2-C-methyl-D-erythritol 4-phosphate cytidylyltransferase, whose amino-acid sequence MISVILLSAGEGRRFGGKKQFVELAGKPLYLHSLEKVVGRFEEVILVLPEEDIERIKVQAGVQKVKGGKERQDSVLEGLLQAKGEIVIVHDCARPLADAELFKKVSQLDGYHGKITAVPSRDTLKEVAGDMVVRTLDRTNVWLSQTPQAFIRRVLLECHFKARNEGFYATDDASLLERYGYRVGVVEGSFWNIKVTYPEDLPFAEILLESMKRGTKEKI is encoded by the coding sequence ATGATAAGCGTCATCCTACTTTCAGCCGGAGAAGGAAGGCGCTTTGGTGGAAAGAAACAGTTTGTTGAGCTTGCGGGGAAACCCCTTTACCTTCACTCCTTAGAAAAGGTTGTAGGAAGGTTTGAAGAGGTTATTTTGGTACTTCCAGAAGAAGATATAGAAAGGATAAAGGTGCAGGCTGGTGTTCAGAAGGTAAAGGGTGGTAAGGAGAGGCAAGATTCCGTGCTTGAAGGTTTGCTACAAGCCAAAGGCGAGATCGTTATAGTTCATGACTGCGCAAGACCTCTTGCAGACGCTGAACTCTTTAAGAAGGTATCCCAGCTTGATGGTTATCACGGAAAGATAACAGCTGTACCTTCAAGGGACACGCTTAAAGAGGTTGCTGGCGATATGGTTGTGAGAACTTTGGATAGGACGAATGTGTGGCTTTCACAGACACCTCAGGCTTTTATCAGAAGAGTACTTCTTGAGTGCCATTTTAAAGCCAGAAACGAAGGTTTTTATGCAACGGATGATGCTTCCCTGTTGGAAAGGTATGGCTACAGAGTAGGTGTGGTAGAAGGATCTTTCTGGAATATAAAGGTCACTTATCCGGAGGATCTTCCCTTTGCGGAGATACTTCTGGAGAGTATGAAAAGGGGTACCAAAGAGAAGATCTGA
- a CDS encoding AMP-binding protein — MELDLEKGTVIPKLREWEKTAFIYGGVNITYKELTEKIKSLAHLLDITPDERIIIICENRPEWVYTLFAVWQRGGVVVPVDFMSSLQELEYILREIEPSAIFFSDTTQNVVTKAVENLGISPQLFNFDSIAPGEKKLERFTVRSLHDTALILYTSGTTGEPKGVMLSFKNILSNIKAIEKLKIATERDITLALLPFHHSYPLMTTLLVPLYIGATVVFLEKPSSEEIIKALREHKVTILVGVPRLYQLLEKRINERISSSRLASLFFKLSGSLPRSLRKILFWKVHKNLGGHLRFLVSGGAKLPLDTARFLDRLGFTVVEGYGLTETSPIVSFNPPWRIKLGSVGVPIEEVHVKIEHDGEVLVRGVNVMQGYFKKPEETKQAFKDGWFLTGDLGYMDEEGYLYITGRKKEIIVLSGGKNVNPEEVENLLMGKSDVVKDVGVLEVNGSLHALVVPDFEKVKERGILNIKEYIKWNVIDKANRELPEWKRITGFKLTDKELPKTRLGKLRRFLLPKLYMSVEFKEEKEKVEIPYTQEWEVLSQYLFRLSGKKPTPSDHIEIDLGLDSLAKVELLSFIENAFGVRVEEEELSSHSILYQLVNFISEKKEKIQIAHVNWESILKSSLPYKLEHHPAVFKMGRLLLLLFFKLYNRLEVKNPHYLPNPPYILAPNHASYLDGFVMASALPETVAEETYFLGEEGYFKSPITSLFGKLAHVITVNLDKKLKESLQKTAWALRLGKIVVIFPEGARTRDGNLLPFKKGFAILSKELGVPVVPVAIVGTYESMSLRDRFPKPKKIKVIFGKPINPEDRTYEEIVEETKRQVEDLIKEEKR; from the coding sequence ATGGAGCTTGATTTAGAAAAGGGTACGGTTATACCCAAACTTAGGGAGTGGGAAAAAACTGCGTTTATATATGGCGGTGTAAATATAACCTACAAAGAACTTACGGAAAAGATAAAGTCTCTCGCTCACCTTTTGGATATAACGCCTGATGAGAGGATAATAATAATCTGTGAAAATCGCCCCGAATGGGTGTATACACTCTTTGCGGTATGGCAGAGAGGTGGTGTGGTAGTTCCTGTGGACTTTATGTCATCCCTTCAAGAGCTTGAGTACATATTGAGAGAGATAGAACCTTCTGCAATATTTTTCTCGGATACAACGCAAAATGTTGTCACTAAAGCTGTTGAGAACTTAGGTATATCACCACAACTTTTTAACTTTGATAGCATAGCCCCAGGTGAAAAAAAACTTGAGCGCTTTACTGTAAGATCTTTGCACGACACAGCTCTCATACTTTACACATCCGGAACTACTGGAGAACCAAAAGGTGTAATGCTAAGCTTTAAAAACATACTTTCCAATATAAAGGCTATAGAGAAGCTCAAAATAGCTACTGAGAGGGATATTACCCTCGCTCTGCTCCCTTTCCATCACTCTTATCCGCTTATGACTACTCTGCTCGTACCTCTGTACATAGGTGCAACAGTGGTATTTTTAGAAAAACCGAGTTCGGAGGAAATTATAAAGGCTTTGAGAGAACACAAAGTTACCATTCTGGTGGGGGTTCCCAGACTTTACCAGCTTCTGGAAAAGAGAATAAATGAGCGAATAAGTTCAAGTAGGCTGGCATCACTCTTTTTTAAGCTTTCAGGAAGCTTACCGAGATCCCTTAGAAAGATATTATTTTGGAAGGTTCACAAAAACCTGGGAGGACACTTAAGATTTTTAGTAAGCGGAGGTGCAAAACTGCCATTGGACACAGCTCGCTTTCTTGATAGACTTGGATTTACTGTTGTGGAAGGTTATGGGCTCACGGAAACATCTCCCATAGTATCCTTCAACCCTCCGTGGAGGATAAAGCTCGGCTCCGTAGGAGTCCCTATAGAGGAGGTTCACGTGAAGATCGAACATGATGGTGAGGTGCTCGTTCGTGGGGTCAACGTTATGCAAGGATATTTTAAAAAACCTGAAGAAACTAAGCAAGCTTTTAAGGACGGCTGGTTTCTCACTGGAGATTTAGGATACATGGATGAGGAAGGCTACCTATACATAACTGGCAGAAAAAAAGAGATTATAGTGCTTTCTGGAGGGAAAAACGTAAATCCTGAGGAGGTAGAAAACCTCCTCATGGGGAAGAGCGATGTGGTAAAAGATGTAGGAGTTTTAGAGGTAAACGGCTCTTTGCATGCGCTTGTGGTCCCAGATTTTGAAAAGGTAAAAGAGAGAGGCATTTTAAACATAAAAGAGTATATAAAGTGGAACGTTATAGATAAGGCAAACAGGGAACTTCCCGAATGGAAAAGAATAACAGGCTTTAAGTTGACAGATAAGGAACTTCCCAAAACAAGACTTGGGAAACTTAGAAGATTCCTACTGCCAAAGCTTTACATGTCTGTAGAATTCAAAGAAGAGAAAGAGAAAGTAGAAATACCATATACACAAGAGTGGGAAGTGCTATCCCAGTATCTTTTTAGGCTATCGGGTAAAAAACCGACTCCATCTGACCATATTGAGATAGATCTCGGTCTTGATTCCCTCGCAAAAGTTGAGCTTCTGAGTTTTATAGAGAACGCTTTTGGTGTAAGAGTGGAGGAAGAGGAACTTTCTTCTCACAGTATACTGTACCAGCTTGTAAACTTTATCTCTGAAAAGAAGGAAAAGATACAGATAGCGCATGTAAATTGGGAAAGTATCTTAAAATCTTCACTTCCTTACAAACTTGAGCATCATCCTGCAGTGTTTAAAATGGGACGCTTGCTTTTGCTTTTGTTTTTTAAGCTTTATAACCGGTTGGAAGTCAAAAATCCCCATTACCTACCCAACCCACCCTATATTTTAGCTCCCAACCACGCCAGCTACCTTGACGGCTTTGTTATGGCAAGCGCTTTGCCTGAGACTGTTGCTGAAGAAACATACTTTCTCGGAGAGGAGGGATACTTTAAAAGTCCTATAACATCTCTTTTTGGAAAACTGGCTCACGTCATAACGGTGAACTTGGACAAAAAGTTGAAGGAATCCCTTCAGAAAACCGCATGGGCGCTGAGACTTGGAAAAATTGTAGTGATATTCCCAGAAGGTGCGAGAACCCGTGACGGAAACCTATTACCCTTTAAGAAGGGTTTTGCCATACTCAGCAAAGAACTCGGTGTGCCTGTTGTACCTGTTGCCATCGTAGGAACCTACGAATCTATGTCGCTCAGAGACAGATTTCCCAAGCCTAAGAAAATAAAAGTGATCTTTGGTAAACCCATAAATCCAGAAGATAGAACTTATGAAGAGATAGTGGAGGAAACAAAAAGACAGGTAGAAGATCTTATCAAGGAAGAAAAGAGATGA
- the mraY gene encoding phospho-N-acetylmuramoyl-pentapeptide-transferase: MLYHLSLWLKDYLFVFNVFKYITFRSLMAVILAFIITLIITPIFVKKMKALQRLFKGYVREYTPEGHLVKKYVPSMGGFVIVISIMLSCLLLMRLDLAYFWIITFCMVGFALIGFADDYIKLKNKKGISAKFKFTAQIIVSFATVMLIHTLTSVNTKIYFPLFKELQIDLGLFYVPFAVFVIVATSNAVNLTDGLDGLAIGPVMTTSASLGIVSYVVGHFTLSKYLNIPYVPYAGDLTVLCFAIAGAGLGFLWFNSYPAQLFMGDIGSLSLGATLGVIALISKSELLLPIAGGIFVFETVSVILQVAYFKITKGKRLFRMAPFHHHLELSGIPEPKIVVRMWIISLLLGILAISTLKLR; the protein is encoded by the coding sequence ATGCTTTATCATCTCTCCCTATGGCTTAAAGACTACCTATTTGTTTTTAACGTATTCAAATACATAACCTTTAGGTCCCTTATGGCTGTTATCCTTGCCTTTATCATTACCCTCATCATAACTCCCATCTTTGTAAAGAAGATGAAAGCTCTTCAGAGGCTTTTCAAGGGCTATGTGAGAGAATACACACCAGAGGGTCACTTGGTTAAGAAGTATGTGCCGAGTATGGGTGGTTTTGTTATAGTGATTTCCATTATGCTCTCCTGCCTTTTACTTATGAGGCTTGATCTCGCATACTTTTGGATCATCACCTTTTGCATGGTGGGATTTGCTCTCATAGGATTTGCGGATGATTATATAAAACTCAAAAACAAAAAGGGTATATCAGCAAAGTTCAAGTTTACTGCCCAAATAATAGTTTCTTTTGCTACTGTGATGCTCATACACACACTTACAAGCGTAAACACAAAGATATACTTTCCACTTTTTAAGGAGCTTCAGATAGACCTGGGACTTTTTTACGTGCCTTTTGCAGTTTTCGTAATCGTGGCAACCTCCAACGCTGTAAATCTAACGGACGGTCTTGATGGTCTGGCTATAGGACCTGTTATGACTACTTCCGCATCCCTCGGAATAGTATCTTACGTGGTGGGTCACTTTACCCTATCTAAGTACCTGAACATACCTTACGTGCCTTACGCTGGAGACCTTACCGTGCTTTGTTTTGCGATAGCCGGTGCAGGTCTGGGTTTTCTCTGGTTTAACTCTTATCCAGCACAGCTCTTTATGGGTGATATAGGCTCTCTCTCTCTTGGTGCAACGCTCGGAGTTATAGCCCTAATATCTAAGTCGGAGCTTTTACTTCCCATAGCTGGGGGCATTTTTGTTTTTGAGACTGTAAGCGTCATACTACAAGTAGCCTATTTCAAGATCACTAAAGGGAAGAGGCTCTTTAGGATGGCACCCTTTCATCATCACTTGGAGCTTTCAGGCATACCAGAGCCTAAGATAGTGGTAAGAATGTGGATAATTTCCCTACTTCTTGGCATACTTGCCATATCCACACTCAAATTGAGGTGA
- a CDS encoding Rrf2 family transcriptional regulator, whose amino-acid sequence MIYSETVKYALLALAYLALNRDRLVKVEEIAEAQKIPKPFLSKIFHKLARERVLRSYKGPTGGFALAVPPEQITIMDVIRYLDEEYKLDYCALRPGRCEEWQVSPCKVHEKWTRLRETILDYLNSTTIAELSEVEEKHRHEKPVQFERSIK is encoded by the coding sequence ATGATATACTCAGAAACAGTAAAGTACGCACTGTTAGCTTTAGCTTATTTGGCTCTCAACAGGGACAGGCTGGTCAAAGTTGAGGAGATAGCAGAAGCTCAAAAAATACCAAAGCCATTTCTGTCTAAGATATTCCACAAACTGGCAAGGGAAAGGGTCCTTAGGTCATACAAAGGTCCAACTGGCGGTTTTGCCCTTGCGGTACCTCCGGAGCAGATAACCATAATGGACGTTATACGCTATCTTGATGAAGAATACAAACTGGATTACTGTGCTCTGAGACCAGGAAGGTGCGAAGAGTGGCAGGTATCACCTTGTAAGGTACACGAAAAGTGGACACGCCTAAGGGAAACCATACTGGATTATCTCAACAGCACTACCATAGCGGAACTTTCGGAAGTGGAAGAAAAGCACAGGCACGAAAAACCCGTGCAGTTTGAAAGATCCATCAAATAA
- a CDS encoding thioesterase family protein, producing the protein MRHTYVRRVHFYETDAQGIVHHSNYFRYFEEARGELLRSLGLPYSALRKEGYEVVLLEASCEFKKPLLYDEEVHIEVSLSHMDKFTFSFDYKVSAEGKLRALGHTRHCILKNSKIISLPVKIKERLIRRE; encoded by the coding sequence ATGAGGCACACATATGTAAGGAGAGTTCATTTTTACGAGACGGACGCTCAAGGGATCGTCCACCACTCCAATTACTTCAGGTACTTTGAGGAAGCGAGAGGCGAATTACTTCGTAGTTTGGGGCTTCCTTACTCCGCACTTAGGAAAGAAGGCTACGAGGTGGTACTTCTTGAAGCATCATGCGAATTTAAAAAACCCTTATTGTACGATGAAGAGGTGCATATAGAGGTATCCCTTTCCCATATGGATAAATTTACCTTTTCCTTTGATTACAAAGTGAGTGCAGAGGGAAAATTGAGAGCTTTAGGTCATACGAGACATTGTATTCTCAAAAACTCAAAGATAATCTCACTGCCTGTTAAAATAAAGGAACGCTTAATAAGAAGGGAATAG